In Erigeron canadensis isolate Cc75 chromosome 1, C_canadensis_v1, whole genome shotgun sequence, a single window of DNA contains:
- the LOC122585949 gene encoding late embryogenesis abundant protein At1g64065-like produces MGEDDHQDEKPLTSSSSKIHHFPISVDEALSTELHKQRAGFRKCTLCCGIITAMILIIAVVMLVLGFTIFHVKNPKINMNSVTIMGLDRVNLTSQLLGNLTVVADVSVKNTNVAAFKFEKSNASLVYHDMVVGVADIPKGVAKARKTLRMNVTFDVIVAEITQNKQFGNDMATGTLPMESYTKIHGRVKIMNVIKRKVTVTMNCSISVSVTSWKIVDQDCKRRVSL; encoded by the coding sequence ATGGGAGAAGATGATCATCAAGATGAGAAGCCTCTAACTTCATCCTCCTCCAAAATCCATCATTTCCCGATCTCCGTAGACGAAGCGTTGTCCACCGAGTTACATAAACAACGTGCGGGCTTCCGTAAATGCACTTTATGTTGTGGCATCATAACCGCGATGATCCTCATCATCGCGGTTGTCATGTTAGTTCTAGGTTTCACTATATTCCACgtcaaaaacccaaaaatcaacATGAACTCGGTAACTATCATGGGACTTGACCGAGTCAACTTAACGAGCCAGCTACTAGGTAACCTAACCGTAGTAGCTGATGTCTCGGTTAAAAATACTAACGTGGCTGCATTCAAGTTTGAAAAATCTAACGCAAGCCTTGTGTACCATGATATGGTAGTTGGAGTTGCGGATATACCTAAAGGCGTGGCCAAGGCACGAAAAACGTTAAGAATGAACGTAACGTTTGATGTAATCGTGGCggaaataacacagaataaacaGTTTGGGAATGATATGGCAACGGGGACTTTACCCATGGAAAGCTATACGAAGATTCACGGTAGGGTGAAAATAATGAACGTTATTAAGAGAAAAGTGACAGTAACTATGAATTGTTCTATTTCGGTTAGTGTAACTAGTTGGAAGATTGTTGATCAAGATTGCAAGAGACGTGTATcgctttaa
- the LOC122610426 gene encoding putative clathrin assembly protein At5g35200, with translation MTRKGGSGYSLRKALGAIKDSTTVHLAKFNKAYKQLEINIVKATSHVEQPAKEKHMRAVLVALSATRPRHDVAYCLHVLKRRLSKTRNWAVALKTLIVIHRALREMDITFQEEVLNYKMDNPSFLNLSHLKDYSSLDACDYSYWVRVYAEYLEERLHCFHVLKYDLQTEHLRTRDLGTSELFTQLLTLQTLVLRAICCKPEGASAHNSVIHVALYMVSCDSVKVFKAVSDGTLNLVDKFFEMNQSDAHDAVGMYRRTEAQALSLLSFYETCQALNINCSDGLTEIEPPSSSFIQVMEEYLLDAPLDSAVHKDLNSIEGKPEAMLAIEYEKDTEIPKNDSPPSSEEPKPDVEPVKVEAHLAEPLPDLLCLDDPVNEVSELDENAIVPIFDQPACTAATSINGTAGWELALVTAPSSKEIVTSSSKPGTWLDKVTLDRLYDDAVRRTNQTMSYNPWEQAPVPRFMIVPQPAPNPFTSNMMAASHNLQLSAVFQQQQAFILNQQDQQMMMNPPMLQQVAFHIKGT, from the exons ATGACAAGGAAGGGCGGGTCTGGATATAGTTTGCGAAAAGCTCTTGGGGCTATTAAGGACAGCACGACTGTCCATTTGGCTAAATTCAATAAAGCCTACAAG CAACTGGAGATAAACATCGTTAAGGCTACTAGTCATGTTGAACAACCAGCTAAGGAGAAACATATGCGAG CTGTACTTGTAGCCCTCTCGGCTACAAGACCTAGGCATGATGTTGCATACTGTCTCCATGTTCTTAAAAGAAGATTGTCAAAGACACGTAATTGGGCG GTTGCTTTGAAAACTTTGATTGTCATCCACAGGGCCTTGCGGGAGATGGATATTACATTCCAAGAAGAAGTTCTTAACTATAAAATGGACAATCCTAGTTTTCTCAACTTATCTCACCTCAAAGATTATTCTAGTCTGGATG CATGTGATTATTCTTACTGGGTTCGGGTGTATGCTGAATATTTGGAAGAGAGACTTCACTGCTTCCATGTCCTGAAGTACGATCTCCAGACAGAACATCTT AGAACAAGGGATCTAGGTACTTCTGAACTGTTTACCCAGTTATTGACTTTGCAAACGCTCGTACTCCGTGCCATATGCTGTAAG CCAGAAGGAGCATCGGCTCATAACTCTGTGATTCATGTAGCACTCTATATG gTTTCTTGTGATAGTGTTAAAGTATTCAAGGCAGTTAGTGACGGTACACTTAATTTGGTTGACAAA TTTTTTGAGATGAATCAATCCGATGCTCATGATGCTGTGGGGATGTATAGGAGGACAGAGGCGCAG GCCCTGAGTTTGTTAAGCTTTTATGAGACATGTCAAGCTCTAAACATCAATTGTAGTGATGGGCTCACTGAGATTGAGCCG CCATCGTCTTCATTCATACAAGTCATGGAAGAATATTTACTTGATGCTCCTCTGGATTCAGCTGTTCACAAAGATCTG AACTCAATCGAAGGAAAACCAGAAGCAATGCTGGCCATAGAATACGAAAAGGATACAGAGATTCCGAAGAATGACTCACCTCCATCTTCAGAAGAGCCAAAGCCAGATGTTGAGCCAGTTAAAGTAGAAGCTCATCTTGCTGAACCGCTACCAGATTTACTG TGTCTGGATGATCCCGTTAATGAAGTCTCTGAATTAGACGAGAATGCTATTGTTCCTATAT TTGATCAGCCAGCTTGTACTGCTGCAACTTCCATTAATGGAACTGCAGGATGGGAATTAGCCCTTGTAACTGCTCCAAGCTCTAAGGAGATTGTTACATCTTCGAGCAAACCG GGTACATGGCTGGACAAAGTTACTCTTGACAGGCTCTATGACGATGCAGTCAGGAGAACCAACCAGACCATGAGTTACAACCCATGGGAACAAGCTCCTGTCCCCAGGTTCATGATAGTACCACAACCTGCACCGAACCCATTTACTTCTAACATGATGGCTGCATCACACAATCTACAATTGTCAGCCGTGTTTCAGCAGCAGCAAGCATTCATCCTAAACCAACAAGATCAACAAATGATGATGAACCCACCGATGCTACAACAAG TGGCATTTCATATAAAAGGGACTTAG
- the LOC122583963 gene encoding MYB-like transcription factor ODO1 — translation MGRQPCCDKLGVKKGPWTAEEDNKLINFILTSGQCCWRAVPKLAGLRRCGKSCRLRWTNYLRPDLKRGLLNESEEQLVIDLHARLGNRWSKIAARLPGRTDNEIKNHWNTHIKKKLIKRGIDPVTHEPLQKELRDTETSSSSPVENSSSQSENNNRPSPPESVNGTTGSSEENSSSASPPLENCSSSLIGEPEKLFESLCEDEKLLSYLLGDDEPPLVDTSTWELPNNNNAQNVVNEYNGGFSSWDDCAKWLLDCQDFGIHDFGFDCFNEDPMSVLDTTFEAGNKQQN, via the exons atggGAAGGCAGCCTTGTTGTGACAAACTAGGTGTGAAGAAAGGGCCTTGGACCGCTGAGGAAGATAATAAACTCATCAACTTTATCTTAACTAGCGGCCAATGTTGTTGGCGAGCTGTCCCTAAACTTGCGGGACTTCGTCGTTGCGGCAAGAGTTGTCGTCTTCGTTGGACGAATTACCTTCGACCCGACTTGAAGCGTGGCCTGCTTAACGAGTCGGAGGAACAACTTGTTATTGACCTCCATGCTCGTCTGGGCAACCG GTGGTCCAAAATCGCAGCAAGATTGCCAGGACGAACAGATAACGAGATTAAAAACCATTGGAACACtcatataaagaaaaaactcaTAAAGAGAGGAATTGATCCCGTCACTCATGAACCTCTTCAAAAAGAACTCCGCGACACGGAGACATCATCCTCTTCTCCTGTAGAAAACTCATCGTCACAATCTGAAAATAATAACCGCCCATCACCTCCGGAAAGTGTCAACGGTACCACAGGAAGCTCGGAGGAGAACTCATCAAGCGCCTCGCCCCCACTTGAAAACTGTTCAAGTAGTTTGATTGGTGAGCCTGAAAAATTGTTTGAAAGCCTATGTGAAGATGAAAAGTTATTAAGCTACCTTCTAGGTGATGATGAGCCTCCACTTGTTGATACATCGACTTGGGAATTACCCAACAACAATAATGCACAAAATGTCGTCAATGAATACAATGGCGGATTTAGCTCTTGGGATGATTGTGCTAAATGGCTACTGGATTGTCAAGATTTCGGTATTCATGATTTTGGATTCGATTGTTTTAATGAAGATCCTATGAGTGTCTTGGACACTACTTTTGAGGCGGgcaacaaacaacaaaattga
- the LOC122596634 gene encoding uncharacterized protein LOC122596634 has protein sequence MDDAFSIQISGNLVKQLVDDAEKAKKKTRKPKQKTHKTSEQNQAKSSNQKDNYDDTQTLKGGPPVTGWPPMYLPIPPPAPPANAELDAIRSVVQESERVLEKLQKKEEEMVVEVTQKAKELHDNEFKLPQPKPMPCSADLTACLDCYKENTKDPLKCSTLVRKFADCARTIRQQVDSTKQ, from the coding sequence ATGGATGATGCATTTTCTATTCAAATAAGCGGAAACTTAGTAAAACAGTTGGTTGATGACGCTGAGAAAGCGaagaagaaaacaagaaaaccaaaacagaAAACACACAAaacttctgaacaaaatcaagcTAAATCCAGCAACCAGAAGGACAATTATGATGACACTCAAACCCTAAAAGGTGGCCCACCTGTTACTGGATGGCCGCCAATGTACCTACCAATTCCGCCACCTGCACCACCTGCTAATGCTGAGTTGGATGCCATCCGTTCTGTCGTCCAAGAAAGTGAAAGGGTTTTGGAAAAGCTACAAAAGAAAGAAGAGGAAATGGTGGTTGAAGTAACACAAAAGGCGAAGGAACTTCATGATAATGAGTTTAAACTCCCACAGCCAAAACCTATGCCCTGTTCAGCTGATTTAACTGCTTGCTTGGATTGCTACAAAGAAAACACTAAAGATCCACTAAAATGCAGTACACTGGTCAGGAAATTCGCTGATTGTGCTCGCACCATAAGGCAACAAGTCGATTCAACAAAGCAATAA
- the LOC122594319 gene encoding uncharacterized protein LOC122594319 produces the protein MNPFFTNPLFLDNHGPTPPNFQLDSSSSDETERYINLFTMSVILPPLQERIRDATIVRCTSAVRQLGYGSNPDSLDDYLNMSERSSRDTLNAFCDGVIKLYRHEYLRRPTRSLDCTHWAWDNCPVAWRGQYTRGDHHGPTISLEAVASLDCWIWHAYFGVAGSNNNINVLNQSSLFNPFEDGTTPLVPFTVNGTEYQYPYFLVDGIYPRYAMFVKTISHPTGEKRIRYAKAQEAARKDVERAFGIIKKNGKYLENRHDKWKKPPSVRLCMRVVFFTT, from the exons ATGAACCCTTTCTTCACCAATCCTTTATTTCTTGACAATCACGGCCCAACACCCCCAAATTTCCAATTGGACTCGAGTTCATCCGACGAGACGGAACGGTATATTAATCTATTCACAATGTCCGTGATACTGCCTCCTCTTCAAGAACGTATACGAGACGCGACAATCGTG AGATGCACATCTGCAGTTCGCCAGTTAGGATACGGTAGTAATCCCGACAGTTTAGATGATTACCTAAATATGTCGGAAAGATCGTCACGTGACACCCTTAATGCTTTTTGTGATGGAGTTATTAAGTTGTATCGGCATGAATATTTGCGTAGGCCAACGC ggagtcttgattgtacacactggGCTTGGGATAATTGTCCAGTAGCTTGGCGTGGCCAGTACACGCGAGGTGATCATCACGGGCCGACGATATCGCTTGAAGCAGTTGCATCACTGGATTGTTGGATTTGGCACGCATACTTTGGTGTTGCCGGTTCAAACAACAacattaatgtgttgaaccaatcttctttgttcaatccttttgaagACGGCACAACACCGTTGGTTCCATTCACTGTAAATGGAACCGAATATCAGTACCCATATTTTCTCGTGGATGGGATCTACCCAAGATATGCGATGTTTGTGAAAACGATTTCCCATCCAACCGGTGAGAAAAGGATTCGATATGCTAAGGCACAGGAGGCTGCAAGGAAGGATGTGGAACGAGCTtttggtattataaaaaaaaatggaaaatacttaGAGAACCGGCACGACAAATGGAAGAAACCCCCATCCGTAAGATTATGTATGCGTGTTGTATTCTTCACAACATGA